A region from the Papaver somniferum cultivar HN1 unplaced genomic scaffold, ASM357369v1 unplaced-scaffold_125, whole genome shotgun sequence genome encodes:
- the LOC113331481 gene encoding gibberellin-regulated protein 5-like has product MATSMMKFVALLLLALFAISMIESTQVLARGNNYGPGTVQPSQCNARCSTRCSKTKHHFPFCMESCMPCCKRCACVPPGFSGNKPVCPCYNNMKTHRGTPKCP; this is encoded by the exons ATGGCAACCAGCATGATGAAGTTTGTGGCTCTTTTACTTTTGGCACTCTTTGCCATCTCCATGATCGAATCTACCCAG GTTTTGGCCAGAGGA AATAATTATGGACCAGGAACCGTGCAACCATCCC AATGCAATGCGAGATGCTCGACGAGGTGTAGCAAGACAAAGCACCATTTCCCGTTTTGCATGGAATCCTGCATGCCCTGCTGCAAGAGATGTGCCTGTGTGCCACCAGGCTTTTCTGGTAACAAGCCTGTTTGCCCTTGTTACAACAACATGAAGACCCACAGAGGAACACCAAAGTGCCCATAA